The following proteins are encoded in a genomic region of Cataglyphis hispanica isolate Lineage 1 chromosome 1, ULB_Chis1_1.0, whole genome shotgun sequence:
- the LOC126853626 gene encoding centromere/kinetochore protein zw10 homolog isoform X2, which yields MTSFVTDVLTTAGKLEIVNLQKNIAEIQIQITKLEYEVKDFMDDNYVEFSAKLTRDVHLVKKTEQLLKEMDTLQSRINDQIKIELPGLTKELKTLSQKLKESNISLKLSHELMSFHEYIKSIKGTQEEKRYIDIAKTLRQMQTLLDNPHSFLQDLEIYVAIRDEYCNLFRLYSIEVSRLLHDCICWNNDMKDGKIITSIIIKNEYDNMQELIQGLHVINNLENFLQTFLMNLMNHIINPIIHDHCSVYVIKEREFTIEILERKKMPCFKGVLYNLKLLFKFLHQHLNLTISDNETFLKRMQPQLIKQLSHSLTTDCISYTIPTSNANLKNFEPVIEAINEFQDYLVQIEFLSKDELFLSDYTNNIDKLFIDRMCQDLLVKARNIMKKDLHDSVRCELQEPPILMNKIFENNCELLNEKTLRDMSFHLPKCQISKSAQDILELTRTVLDEACNSSEPCASRLFYTCRNIFEMYVGLVPEHHKKFLETIPQQVDKFSKNLQKMNLTFSDQVTIFREVGSQYFLEHMKYQKNIIFDIIKDSGFSGLGQTSELHPSTERALRQCIRQLELLKTVWLEVLPVNIYCKAVGCITNSMIDDLISKVITVEDIPANVATELVTLFNMVIKRTPPIFPDQQIQQYVHKWRKFLELIKILGASLKEIEVRWGNGKGSLAQEFTAVQVKQLIRALFQNTDRRSNLLASIR from the exons atgACATCGTTTGTAACAGATGTACTAACTACAGCAG GAAAACTTGAAATAGTAAATCTTCAAAAAAACATTGCTGAAATACAgatacaaataacaaaattagaaTATGAAGTTAAAGACTTTATGGATGACAATTATGTTGAGTTCAGTGCAAAGTTGACAAGAGATGTGCACTTAGTTAAAAAAACTGAGCAGCTACTGAAAGAGATGGACACTTTGCAGAGCAGGATAAATGATCAA ATCAAAATAGAGTTACCTGGTTTGACGAAAGAATTGAAAACTCtctctcaaaaattaaaagaatcaaaCATTAGTTTGAAATTATCCCATGAGTTGATGAGCTTTCATGAAtacataaaatctataaaaggAACGCAAGAAGAAAAACGATACATTGATATTGCAAAAACTCTGCGGCAAATGCAAACTTTATTGGATAATCCTCATAGTTTTCTACAAgatcttgaaatatatgtgGCAATCAGAGATGAATATTGCAATCTCTTTCGCTTGTACTCAATAGAAGTGTCTAGACTGTTACACGATTGCATTTGTTGGAATAATGACATGAAAGATGGCAAAATAATTActtctattattatcaaaaatgaaTATGATAACATGCAGGAATTAATACAAGGATTGCATGTCATCAATAATCTTGAAAACTTcttacaaacatttttaatgaacttgatgaatcatataattaatcccATTATTCATGATCACTGTTCAGTGTACGTTATCAAGGAGAGAGAATTTACTATCGAAATattggagagaaaaaaaatgccatGTTTCAAAGGTGTActgtacaatttaaaattactcttTAAGTTTCTTCATCAACATCTGAATCTGACAATTTCGGATAATGAAACTTTTCTGAAAAGAATGCAACCGCAACTgataaaacaattatcgcATTCTTTAACAACAGATTGTATCTCATACACTATTCCAACTTCTAATGCGAATCTAAAGAATTTCGAGCCTGTTATCGaagcgattaatgaatttcaagattatttaGTGCAAATCG aatttcTTTCTAAGGATGAGCTCTTTTTGTCAGACTACACAAACAATATTGACAAACTTTTCATTGACAGAATGTGTCAGGATTTATTAGTCAAAGCTAGAAATATAATGAAGAAAGACTTACATGATTCTGTTCGATGTGAACTACAG gaaCCACCTAtacttatgaataaaatatttgaaaataattgtgaattattgaatgaaaaaacATTAAGGGATATGTCATTTCATTTACCGAAGTGTCAAATTAG CAAAAGCGCGCAAGATATATTGGAATTAACAAGGACAGTATTAGATGAGGCTTGCAATAGTTCGGAGCCTTGCGCCagtagattattttatacatgtagaaatatatttgaaatgtatGTCGGTTTGGTACCTGaacatcataaaaaatttttagaaacgaTACCGCAGCAAGTtg ACAAATTCTCgaaaaatctacaaaaaatgaatttaacatTCTCGGATCAAGTCACAATATTTCGAGAAGTCGgttcgcaatattttttagaacacATGaagtatcaaaaaaatataatttttgatatcatcaAGGATTCAG gTTTTTCGGGATTAGGGCAAACGTCTGAATTACATCCTAGCACCGAGCGCGCTTTAAGACAATGCATCAGACAACTGGAATTATTGAAAACAGTTTGGCTAGAAGTATTACCTGTAAACATCTATTGCAAAGCTGTTG GATGTATAACTAATTCTATGATTGATGATTTGATATCAAAGGTAATAACTGTTGAAGATATTCCAGCTAATGTAGCAACCGAACTAGTAACTCTATTCAATATGGTGATAAAACGAACACCTCCGATATTTCCT GATCAACAGATACAacaatatgtacataaatggagaaaatttttggaatTGATTAAGATACTTGGTGCATCACTGAAAGAAATCGAAGTAAGATGGGGAAATGGAAAAGGCTCGTTAGCGCAAGAATTCACTGCTGTACAAGTTAAACAACTGATCCGAGCATTATTCCAGAACACTGACCGAAGATCTAATCTTTTAGCctctataagataa
- the LOC126853626 gene encoding centromere/kinetochore protein zw10 homolog isoform X1 → MTSFVTDVLTTAGKLEIVNLQKNIAEIQIQITKLEYEVKDFMDDNYVEFSAKLTRDVHLVKKTEQLLKEMDTLQSRINDQIKIELPGLTKELKTLSQKLKESNISLKLSHELMSFHEYIKSIKGTQEEKRYIDIAKTLRQMQTLLDNPHSFLQDLEIYVAIRDEYCNLFRLYSIEVSRLLHDCICWNNDMKDGKIITSIIIKNEYDNMQELIQGLHVINNLENFLQTFLMNLMNHIINPIIHDHCSVYVIKEREFTIEILERKKMPCFKGVLYNLKLLFKFLHQHLNLTISDNETFLKRMQPQLIKQLSHSLTTDCISYTIPTSNANLKNFEPVIEAINEFQDYLVQIEFLSKDELFLSDYTNNIDKLFIDRMCQDLLVKARNIMKKDLHDSVRCELQEPPILMNKIFENNCELLNEKTLRDMSFHLPKCQISKSAQDILELTRTVLDEACNSSEPCASRLFYTCRNIFEMYVGLVPEHHKKFLETIPQQVALFHNNCMYLAHHLLTLAYEYKDKFSKNLQKMNLTFSDQVTIFREVGSQYFLEHMKYQKNIIFDIIKDSGFSGLGQTSELHPSTERALRQCIRQLELLKTVWLEVLPVNIYCKAVGCITNSMIDDLISKVITVEDIPANVATELVTLFNMVIKRTPPIFPDQQIQQYVHKWRKFLELIKILGASLKEIEVRWGNGKGSLAQEFTAVQVKQLIRALFQNTDRRSNLLASIR, encoded by the exons atgACATCGTTTGTAACAGATGTACTAACTACAGCAG GAAAACTTGAAATAGTAAATCTTCAAAAAAACATTGCTGAAATACAgatacaaataacaaaattagaaTATGAAGTTAAAGACTTTATGGATGACAATTATGTTGAGTTCAGTGCAAAGTTGACAAGAGATGTGCACTTAGTTAAAAAAACTGAGCAGCTACTGAAAGAGATGGACACTTTGCAGAGCAGGATAAATGATCAA ATCAAAATAGAGTTACCTGGTTTGACGAAAGAATTGAAAACTCtctctcaaaaattaaaagaatcaaaCATTAGTTTGAAATTATCCCATGAGTTGATGAGCTTTCATGAAtacataaaatctataaaaggAACGCAAGAAGAAAAACGATACATTGATATTGCAAAAACTCTGCGGCAAATGCAAACTTTATTGGATAATCCTCATAGTTTTCTACAAgatcttgaaatatatgtgGCAATCAGAGATGAATATTGCAATCTCTTTCGCTTGTACTCAATAGAAGTGTCTAGACTGTTACACGATTGCATTTGTTGGAATAATGACATGAAAGATGGCAAAATAATTActtctattattatcaaaaatgaaTATGATAACATGCAGGAATTAATACAAGGATTGCATGTCATCAATAATCTTGAAAACTTcttacaaacatttttaatgaacttgatgaatcatataattaatcccATTATTCATGATCACTGTTCAGTGTACGTTATCAAGGAGAGAGAATTTACTATCGAAATattggagagaaaaaaaatgccatGTTTCAAAGGTGTActgtacaatttaaaattactcttTAAGTTTCTTCATCAACATCTGAATCTGACAATTTCGGATAATGAAACTTTTCTGAAAAGAATGCAACCGCAACTgataaaacaattatcgcATTCTTTAACAACAGATTGTATCTCATACACTATTCCAACTTCTAATGCGAATCTAAAGAATTTCGAGCCTGTTATCGaagcgattaatgaatttcaagattatttaGTGCAAATCG aatttcTTTCTAAGGATGAGCTCTTTTTGTCAGACTACACAAACAATATTGACAAACTTTTCATTGACAGAATGTGTCAGGATTTATTAGTCAAAGCTAGAAATATAATGAAGAAAGACTTACATGATTCTGTTCGATGTGAACTACAG gaaCCACCTAtacttatgaataaaatatttgaaaataattgtgaattattgaatgaaaaaacATTAAGGGATATGTCATTTCATTTACCGAAGTGTCAAATTAG CAAAAGCGCGCAAGATATATTGGAATTAACAAGGACAGTATTAGATGAGGCTTGCAATAGTTCGGAGCCTTGCGCCagtagattattttatacatgtagaaatatatttgaaatgtatGTCGGTTTGGTACCTGaacatcataaaaaatttttagaaacgaTACCGCAGCAAGTtg ctctatttcataataattgtatgtatCTTGCCCATCATCTACTTACATTGGCGTATGAATATAAAGACAAATTCTCgaaaaatctacaaaaaatgaatttaacatTCTCGGATCAAGTCACAATATTTCGAGAAGTCGgttcgcaatattttttagaacacATGaagtatcaaaaaaatataatttttgatatcatcaAGGATTCAG gTTTTTCGGGATTAGGGCAAACGTCTGAATTACATCCTAGCACCGAGCGCGCTTTAAGACAATGCATCAGACAACTGGAATTATTGAAAACAGTTTGGCTAGAAGTATTACCTGTAAACATCTATTGCAAAGCTGTTG GATGTATAACTAATTCTATGATTGATGATTTGATATCAAAGGTAATAACTGTTGAAGATATTCCAGCTAATGTAGCAACCGAACTAGTAACTCTATTCAATATGGTGATAAAACGAACACCTCCGATATTTCCT GATCAACAGATACAacaatatgtacataaatggagaaaatttttggaatTGATTAAGATACTTGGTGCATCACTGAAAGAAATCGAAGTAAGATGGGGAAATGGAAAAGGCTCGTTAGCGCAAGAATTCACTGCTGTACAAGTTAAACAACTGATCCGAGCATTATTCCAGAACACTGACCGAAGATCTAATCTTTTAGCctctataagataa
- the LOC126853626 gene encoding centromere/kinetochore protein zw10 homolog isoform X3, whose amino-acid sequence MTSFVTDVLTTAGKLEIVNLQKNIAEIQIQITKLEYEVKDFMDDNYVEFSAKLTRDVHLVKKTEQLLKEMDTLQSRINDQIKIELPGLTKELKTLSQKLKESNISLKLSHELMSFHEYIKSIKGTQEEKRYIDIAKTLRQMQTLLDNPHSFLQDLEIYVAIRDEYCNLFRLYSIEVSRLLHDCICWNNDMKDGKIITSIIIKNEYDNMQELIQGLHVINNLENFLQTFLMNLMNHIINPIIHDHCSVYVIKEREFTIEILERKKMPCFKGVLYNLKLLFKFLHQHLNLTISDNETFLKRMQPQLIKQLSHSLTTDCISYTIPTSNANLKNFEPVIEAINEFQDYLVQIEFLSKDELFLSDYTNNIDKLFIDRMCQDLLVKARNIMKKDLHDSVRCELQEPPILMNKIFENNCELLNEKTLRDMSFHLPKCQISKSAQDILELTRTVLDEACNSSEPCASRLFYTCRNIFEMYVGLVPEHHKKFLETIPQQVGFSGLGQTSELHPSTERALRQCIRQLELLKTVWLEVLPVNIYCKAVGCITNSMIDDLISKVITVEDIPANVATELVTLFNMVIKRTPPIFPDQQIQQYVHKWRKFLELIKILGASLKEIEVRWGNGKGSLAQEFTAVQVKQLIRALFQNTDRRSNLLASIR is encoded by the exons atgACATCGTTTGTAACAGATGTACTAACTACAGCAG GAAAACTTGAAATAGTAAATCTTCAAAAAAACATTGCTGAAATACAgatacaaataacaaaattagaaTATGAAGTTAAAGACTTTATGGATGACAATTATGTTGAGTTCAGTGCAAAGTTGACAAGAGATGTGCACTTAGTTAAAAAAACTGAGCAGCTACTGAAAGAGATGGACACTTTGCAGAGCAGGATAAATGATCAA ATCAAAATAGAGTTACCTGGTTTGACGAAAGAATTGAAAACTCtctctcaaaaattaaaagaatcaaaCATTAGTTTGAAATTATCCCATGAGTTGATGAGCTTTCATGAAtacataaaatctataaaaggAACGCAAGAAGAAAAACGATACATTGATATTGCAAAAACTCTGCGGCAAATGCAAACTTTATTGGATAATCCTCATAGTTTTCTACAAgatcttgaaatatatgtgGCAATCAGAGATGAATATTGCAATCTCTTTCGCTTGTACTCAATAGAAGTGTCTAGACTGTTACACGATTGCATTTGTTGGAATAATGACATGAAAGATGGCAAAATAATTActtctattattatcaaaaatgaaTATGATAACATGCAGGAATTAATACAAGGATTGCATGTCATCAATAATCTTGAAAACTTcttacaaacatttttaatgaacttgatgaatcatataattaatcccATTATTCATGATCACTGTTCAGTGTACGTTATCAAGGAGAGAGAATTTACTATCGAAATattggagagaaaaaaaatgccatGTTTCAAAGGTGTActgtacaatttaaaattactcttTAAGTTTCTTCATCAACATCTGAATCTGACAATTTCGGATAATGAAACTTTTCTGAAAAGAATGCAACCGCAACTgataaaacaattatcgcATTCTTTAACAACAGATTGTATCTCATACACTATTCCAACTTCTAATGCGAATCTAAAGAATTTCGAGCCTGTTATCGaagcgattaatgaatttcaagattatttaGTGCAAATCG aatttcTTTCTAAGGATGAGCTCTTTTTGTCAGACTACACAAACAATATTGACAAACTTTTCATTGACAGAATGTGTCAGGATTTATTAGTCAAAGCTAGAAATATAATGAAGAAAGACTTACATGATTCTGTTCGATGTGAACTACAG gaaCCACCTAtacttatgaataaaatatttgaaaataattgtgaattattgaatgaaaaaacATTAAGGGATATGTCATTTCATTTACCGAAGTGTCAAATTAG CAAAAGCGCGCAAGATATATTGGAATTAACAAGGACAGTATTAGATGAGGCTTGCAATAGTTCGGAGCCTTGCGCCagtagattattttatacatgtagaaatatatttgaaatgtatGTCGGTTTGGTACCTGaacatcataaaaaatttttagaaacgaTACCGCAGCAAGTtg gTTTTTCGGGATTAGGGCAAACGTCTGAATTACATCCTAGCACCGAGCGCGCTTTAAGACAATGCATCAGACAACTGGAATTATTGAAAACAGTTTGGCTAGAAGTATTACCTGTAAACATCTATTGCAAAGCTGTTG GATGTATAACTAATTCTATGATTGATGATTTGATATCAAAGGTAATAACTGTTGAAGATATTCCAGCTAATGTAGCAACCGAACTAGTAACTCTATTCAATATGGTGATAAAACGAACACCTCCGATATTTCCT GATCAACAGATACAacaatatgtacataaatggagaaaatttttggaatTGATTAAGATACTTGGTGCATCACTGAAAGAAATCGAAGTAAGATGGGGAAATGGAAAAGGCTCGTTAGCGCAAGAATTCACTGCTGTACAAGTTAAACAACTGATCCGAGCATTATTCCAGAACACTGACCGAAGATCTAATCTTTTAGCctctataagataa